The genomic DNA GGAGCCGATCCGAAAGCGTTGGTTGGCAACGCAACGCTCAGCCAAAAGCTGAAGCCCGAGGAATTTGTCGACGGCAAGGTGGGGATTCCTACGATCGCCGACATCATCAGCGAACTGGGGAAACCAGGCCGCGACCCGCGCAGCGAATTCAAGGTCGCTCAGTTCGATGACACCGTCAACGACATCGAAGACCTGAAGCCGGGACTGATTCTCGAAGGGGTGATCACCAACGTCACCCACTTTGGTGCTTTCATCGACATTGGCGTTCATCAAGACGGATTGATTCACATCTCACAATTGTCCGACACTTATGTCAGCGATCCTAGCGAAGTGGTGGCCGTTGGCGATGTCGTCAAAGTCAAGGTGATGGAGATCGACATCCCGCGCAAACGGATCTCGGTAACGCGGAAGTTCTAAGCGAGACGCGCTGCAATCGGTTGCGGTGATGGGATTCGCAGCGCGTTTCGAACGCGTGCGTTTACCGTCGACGCTTTGTCCGTCGGCGTTACCGTTTTGCCCAATCGATTCCCGACATTTGAGCCAACGCAACGATCAATGCTTGGGTTCCGTCGCGGCCATGGCCCTGCGCCTTCAAGGCTTCGTAGAGTTGCTTGCCCAATGCGAGGCCTGGCATCGAGAGCCCCATCCGGTGCGATTCGTCCAAGACGATCCCCATGTCTTTGATGAAGTGTTCGACAAAAAATCCGGGATCGAAATCGTTGTCGATGATCTTGGGGCCCAGATTCGACAGCGACCAACTGCCGGCGGCCCCCGATCCGATCGATTGCATGACGGTGGGCAAATCCAGTCCCGCTTTGTAGCCATACAGCAGGGCTTCGCAAACGCCAATCATGCCGGTCGCGATCAAAGTTTGGTTGACCATTTTGGTGTGCTGCCCCGATCCTGCCGGACCTTGGTAGACGATCGTCTTTCCCATCGCTTGCCAGCAGGGCTGCAAGGCTTCGACGACCGCTTGGTCGCCACCGATCATGATCGATAGCCGCGCCTCGCGGGCTCCGATGTCGCCACCGCTGACCGGTGCATCGACACTGTGGATGCCACGCGCTTGTGCCGCTTGAGCGATCTCCACCGCCAACGAGGGTTGGCTGGTCGTCATGTCGATCAAGACGCTTCCCGGAGACGCGTTGGCCAACGTTCCTTCGGGGCCCAAGGTGACTTGTCGCACGTCGCTGGGGAAGCCGACAATCGTGAAGATCAAGTCGCTTTGCTGAGCGACTTCTTTAGGACTGTCGACCAAGCGTGCTCCCTTGGCGACCAGATCGCTCGCTTTTTCCGGCGAACGATTGTAGACGGTCATCGAAAAGCCAGCGTCGATCAGGTGGCCACACATGCTGCGGCCCATCACGCCGGTACCGATCCAACCAATCCGTGTTTTGTTTGCTTCGATCGTGAGCATGTCGAGTGCGCCTGGGTGTTGGTGGGTGTCTTGTTAGGTTGGGTCGGCGACAATCGCCGTTGTCGCATCAAATCGAACTGTCAGGCCTGCTTGCGCGCAGATCGATTCGATGATCTCGGTCGCCA from Rosistilla carotiformis includes the following:
- a CDS encoding NAD(P)-dependent oxidoreductase, translating into MLTIEANKTRIGWIGTGVMGRSMCGHLIDAGFSMTVYNRSPEKASDLVAKGARLVDSPKEVAQQSDLIFTIVGFPSDVRQVTLGPEGTLANASPGSVLIDMTTSQPSLAVEIAQAAQARGIHSVDAPVSGGDIGAREARLSIMIGGDQAVVEALQPCWQAMGKTIVYQGPAGSGQHTKMVNQTLIATGMIGVCEALLYGYKAGLDLPTVMQSIGSGAAGSWSLSNLGPKIIDNDFDPGFFVEHFIKDMGIVLDESHRMGLSMPGLALGKQLYEALKAQGHGRDGTQALIVALAQMSGIDWAKR